A window of Deinococcus aquaedulcis contains these coding sequences:
- a CDS encoding serine/threonine-protein kinase, which produces MSGDLSAELQAREALTEHGGVRGERALWRGQTVFVKTLLSDSPDLQARFLHEGQVASRVACPLIVSPLLCTARHLLFPFVPGGTLRERLDLGGPLGADEATQVTAGVLMAAAHLHARGVTHQDLKPENVLLAGGEPSAQSVRVIDFGMSHARDLPLDIHSGTRMGTPHFMAPEQFLGLRGEPRSDLYSAGVLLFDCLAGAPPYEDALGWLAGIHDRRAALPGPAALHGLLRAALGRDPDDRPASARQMLRDLQSARAELGLPPVPENLCP; this is translated from the coding sequence ATGAGTGGCGACCTCTCGGCCGAATTGCAGGCCCGCGAAGCGCTGACCGAGCATGGCGGCGTGCGCGGCGAGCGGGCCCTGTGGCGCGGGCAGACCGTGTTCGTCAAGACCCTGCTGAGTGACAGCCCCGACCTGCAGGCGCGCTTTTTGCATGAAGGGCAGGTGGCGAGCCGGGTGGCCTGCCCGCTGATCGTCTCGCCGCTGCTGTGCACGGCCCGGCATCTGCTGTTTCCCTTCGTGCCGGGCGGCACCCTGCGCGAGCGCCTGGACCTGGGCGGGCCGCTGGGCGCCGACGAGGCCACCCAGGTCACGGCCGGGGTGCTGATGGCCGCCGCGCACCTCCACGCGCGCGGGGTCACGCACCAGGACCTCAAGCCGGAAAACGTGCTGCTGGCCGGCGGCGAGCCCAGCGCCCAGAGCGTGCGCGTGATCGACTTCGGCATGAGCCACGCCCGGGACCTGCCGCTGGATATTCACAGCGGCACGCGCATGGGCACCCCGCACTTCATGGCCCCGGAACAGTTTCTGGGCCTGCGCGGCGAGCCCCGCAGCGACCTGTACTCGGCGGGCGTGCTGCTGTTCGACTGTCTGGCGGGCGCCCCCCCCTACGAGGACGCCCTGGGCTGGCTGGCCGGCATTCATGACCGCCGCGCGGCGCTGCCCGGCCCGGCGGCCTTGCATGGCCTGCTGCGCGCCGCCCTGGGCCGCGACCCGGACGACCGCCCAGCCAGCGCCCGGCAGATGCTGCGCGACCTGCAATCCGCGCGCGCCGAGCTGGGCCTGCCGCCCGTGCCGGAGAACCTGTGCCCCTGA
- a CDS encoding alpha/beta hydrolase family protein, whose amino-acid sequence MKRAAVLFSLLCAGGAAGALSLPAQPLSPPATPTTWVSVGAADAPSLLQTPPSCSLRPCALVVVSHPRGQTPQRLRGSPQMAVLTGALLRAGFAVLLSSDGGPTTWGSPAALAELGTVHSAATRLFAWNGQTFALGLSMGGLMALRTALPGSPYPVRAVALIDAWVDLDQAYGTAQSRRQEIQAAYALGGPPGPRLNPLVAAAVAPRQALFAVASPDDQTVPHATNTARLLEVFGRPDSVLVQVGGAHLGANRFTPELGARLAAFFEAQSRTPLSPTDLGRR is encoded by the coding sequence GTGAAGCGTGCCGCCGTCCTCTTCTCTCTACTCTGTGCCGGTGGCGCTGCGGGCGCCCTGAGCCTCCCGGCCCAGCCCCTGTCCCCCCCCGCCACACCGACCACCTGGGTATCGGTCGGCGCTGCCGACGCGCCCTCGTTGCTGCAGACGCCACCCAGCTGCTCGCTGCGGCCCTGCGCCCTGGTGGTGGTGTCACACCCACGCGGCCAGACCCCGCAGCGCCTGCGCGGCAGTCCCCAGATGGCGGTGCTGACGGGCGCCCTGCTGCGCGCGGGCTTTGCCGTGCTGCTCAGCAGTGACGGCGGGCCCACCACCTGGGGCAGCCCAGCCGCCCTGGCCGAACTGGGCACCGTTCACAGCGCGGCCACGCGGCTGTTTGCCTGGAACGGACAGACCTTTGCCCTGGGCCTGAGCATGGGCGGCCTGATGGCCCTGCGCACGGCCCTGCCCGGCTCGCCGTACCCGGTGCGCGCCGTGGCCCTGATTGACGCCTGGGTGGACCTGGATCAGGCTTACGGCACCGCCCAAAGCCGCCGTCAGGAGATTCAGGCGGCCTACGCCCTGGGTGGCCCGCCCGGGCCGCGCCTGAATCCGCTGGTGGCCGCCGCTGTGGCCCCGCGTCAGGCGCTGTTTGCAGTGGCCAGCCCCGACGACCAGACGGTGCCGCACGCCACCAACACCGCCCGGCTGCTGGAGGTGTTTGGCCGCCCCGACAGCGTGCTGGTGCAGGTCGGGGGCGCGCATCTGGGCGCCAACCGCTTTACCCCGGAACTGGGCGCGCGCCTCGCCGCCTTTTTCGAGGCCCAGAGCCGCACCCCGCTCTCCCCCACCGACCTGGGCCGCCGCTGA
- a CDS encoding DUF418 domain-containing protein, with product MIVPKETMMVQGNRQPLPDQLRGLALLGIVFVNMPYLAMTHGGLTPALVHSGLDGVLAWLIVALAQGKFYLLFSFLFGYSLTLLLHAQAQPGDGLRRYRRRLLALGVLGLLHAALLFIGDILLSYAVLGLALPWFAVRRTRTALRGAAGAYLVGAGLLAVVALGSLAAGPGTAGFVQDAAALDRAVQGGLLEAARARLSALPGVLLTLGVLNWSLALSMFLLGLAAGRLGVLRRPERYGTLWQRLLLLGATVGLPGGAASAWLTLSSDGAQQVLGVALGFITAPALTGAYVALAALNPAARLLRLAAPAGRMSLTGYLGESLLLGLLFAGWGLGWYGQLSLSLTVLVTLGVWLALELFAHLWLRHFRAGPFEWLLRAWINGRWDPLRRQPRALPEAPQ from the coding sequence ATGATTGTTCCAAAAGAAACGATGATGGTTCAAGGGAATCGTCAGCCCTTGCCGGACCAGTTGCGCGGCCTGGCCCTGTTGGGGATCGTGTTCGTCAACATGCCGTACCTCGCCATGACCCACGGTGGCCTGACCCCGGCGCTGGTGCATTCCGGGCTCGACGGCGTGCTGGCGTGGCTGATCGTGGCGCTGGCGCAGGGCAAGTTTTATCTGCTGTTCTCGTTTCTGTTCGGCTACAGCCTGACCCTGCTGCTGCATGCCCAGGCCCAGCCGGGCGACGGCCTGCGCCGCTACCGTCGCCGCCTGCTGGCGCTGGGGGTGCTGGGCCTGCTGCACGCCGCACTGCTGTTTATTGGCGACATTCTGCTGAGTTACGCGGTGCTGGGGCTGGCGCTGCCGTGGTTTGCCGTGCGCCGCACCCGCACGGCCCTGCGGGGCGCCGCCGGCGCTTACCTCGTGGGGGCGGGGCTACTGGCGGTGGTGGCCCTGGGGTCGCTGGCGGCCGGGCCGGGGACGGCAGGGTTTGTGCAAGACGCCGCCGCACTGGACCGCGCCGTGCAGGGCGGACTGCTGGAAGCGGCCCGCGCCCGCCTGAGCGCATTGCCCGGGGTGCTGCTGACCCTGGGCGTGCTGAACTGGTCGCTGGCCCTGAGCATGTTCTTGCTGGGGCTGGCGGCCGGGCGACTGGGGGTCCTGCGGCGCCCCGAACGCTACGGCACCCTCTGGCAGCGCCTGCTGCTGCTGGGGGCGACCGTGGGCCTGCCGGGCGGCGCGGCCTCGGCGTGGCTGACCCTGAGCAGCGACGGGGCCCAGCAGGTGCTGGGGGTGGCCCTGGGCTTCATCACGGCACCGGCCCTCACGGGGGCGTATGTGGCGCTGGCGGCCCTGAACCCGGCCGCACGGCTGCTGCGGCTGGCAGCGCCGGCTGGGCGCATGTCGCTCACGGGGTACCTGGGCGAATCGCTGCTGCTGGGCCTGCTGTTCGCCGGTTGGGGTCTGGGCTGGTACGGGCAGCTGAGCCTCAGCCTGACGGTGCTGGTCACCCTGGGGGTATGGCTGGCCCTGGAGCTGTTCGCCCACCTGTGGCTGCGGCACTTCAGGGCGGGCCCGTTCGAGTGGCTGCTGCGCGCCTGGATCAACGGCCGCTGGGACCCGCTGCGGCGTCAGCCCCGGGCGCTGCCGGAAGCCCCACAGTAA
- a CDS encoding TetR/AcrR family transcriptional regulator, with translation MSRARRTAPTPLLEVLTQALVERPHASLGELAALAGVGRTTLHRLYPTREAVLRAVALDALAHLREVDEEVGLAAAFAPGTPPAASWQTLERWIERLVPLGPRLQFLVRASELDGDAELTRASAALDATLLGALERAQAQGFLSPRPPAAWLMASLHALIYVCWEQVAAGTVAPRDAAGLVFRTWLGGVGEKANG, from the coding sequence ATGAGCCGAGCCCGCCGCACTGCGCCAACGCCCCTGCTGGAGGTGCTGACCCAGGCGCTGGTAGAGCGGCCCCACGCCAGCCTGGGCGAACTGGCGGCGCTGGCTGGTGTGGGCCGCACCACCCTGCACCGCCTGTACCCCACCCGGGAAGCGGTGCTGCGCGCCGTGGCCCTGGACGCCCTGGCCCACCTGCGGGAGGTGGACGAGGAGGTGGGGCTGGCCGCCGCCTTTGCGCCGGGCACGCCGCCAGCGGCCTCCTGGCAGACGCTGGAACGCTGGATTGAACGGCTGGTACCGCTGGGCCCGCGCCTGCAGTTTCTGGTGCGCGCCTCTGAACTGGACGGCGACGCCGAACTGACGCGCGCCTCGGCCGCGCTGGACGCCACGCTGCTTGGCGCCCTGGAACGCGCGCAGGCGCAGGGCTTCCTGAGCCCCCGCCCGCCCGCCGCGTGGCTGATGGCGTCCCTGCACGCCCTGATTTATGTCTGCTGGGAACAGGTGGCGGCGGGGACGGTGGCCCCGCGTGACGCCGCTGGGCTGGTGTTCCGCACCTGGCTGGGCGGTGTGGGGGAGAAGGCGAACGGCTGA
- a CDS encoding acyltransferase, whose amino-acid sequence MADPSPDHPPSALPAPVAPAPAGAAPPQDPAPAPAAPRLSAIDVFRGLTILEVVGHHTTGAALRSLEPASTAHLLVLILNRTLHFAVPAFVFLSAVVLTRSLLKRFEPGRYFWRRLTRGGWPYLLWSALYIVWYVWTGQREASTLTDPERWRDWLLYGKASYHLYFLLVALEVYLVLPLLLPLARRRPSITAALLLGLALQLGLYLLNREVLRLPFPASTVLWYMLPITLGVAVGARLDDFPAWWRRRRWVLLPVLALAYGLYLPAGLAYARGENVTPVVYSGLSWLYTSLVALGLLGAAFRLVRIAPLRAAVGLLGTVSLQIYLIHPAVLQALERALPPDGPPAQVALTMLGYFAVALLGPALLGRALLGTRLSPLLFGR is encoded by the coding sequence ATGGCTGACCCCTCCCCCGATCACCCGCCCTCTGCCCTGCCTGCCCCGGTGGCCCCTGCGCCCGCCGGGGCAGCGCCGCCGCAGGACCCCGCGCCAGCCCCCGCCGCCCCCCGTCTCTCGGCCATTGATGTCTTTCGGGGCCTAACCATTCTGGAGGTGGTGGGCCACCACACCACCGGCGCAGCGCTGCGTTCACTGGAGCCGGCCTCCACTGCCCACCTGCTGGTCCTGATCCTGAACCGCACGCTGCACTTTGCGGTGCCGGCCTTCGTGTTTCTCTCGGCGGTGGTTCTCACGCGCAGCCTGCTGAAGCGCTTTGAGCCGGGGCGCTATTTCTGGCGCCGCCTGACGCGCGGCGGCTGGCCCTACCTGCTGTGGAGCGCGCTGTATATCGTCTGGTACGTGTGGACAGGCCAGCGCGAGGCGAGCACCCTCACCGACCCGGAACGCTGGCGCGACTGGCTGCTGTACGGCAAGGCCAGCTATCACCTGTATTTCCTGCTGGTGGCGCTGGAGGTGTACCTGGTCCTGCCGCTGCTGCTCCCGCTGGCGCGGCGGCGCCCCAGCATTACGGCCGCGCTGCTGCTGGGACTGGCGCTGCAACTGGGCCTGTACCTCCTGAACCGTGAGGTGCTGCGCCTGCCGTTTCCGGCCAGCACGGTGCTGTGGTACATGCTGCCCATCACGCTGGGCGTAGCGGTGGGCGCGCGCCTGGACGACTTTCCGGCGTGGTGGCGGCGCCGCCGCTGGGTGCTGCTGCCGGTGCTGGCCCTGGCGTATGGCCTGTACCTGCCCGCCGGGCTGGCCTATGCCCGGGGCGAGAACGTAACCCCCGTGGTCTACAGCGGCCTGAGCTGGCTGTACACCAGTCTGGTGGCCCTGGGCCTGCTGGGCGCGGCCTTCCGGCTGGTACGCATAGCGCCGCTGCGCGCGGCGGTGGGGCTGCTGGGCACCGTCAGCCTGCAGATTTACCTGATTCACCCGGCCGTGTTGCAGGCCCTGGAGCGCGCCCTGCCCCCGGACGGCCCGCCCGCACAGGTGGCCCTGACCATGCTGGGGTACTTCGCGGTGGCGTTGCTGGGGCCTGCGCTGCTGGGCCGGGCCCTGCTGGGCACCCGCCTGAGTCCCCTGCTGTTCGGCCGGTAG
- a CDS encoding prephenate dehydrogenase, whose product MTMPPAAPDSTPFGTAVVAGVGLIGGSVALGLRQRLLAKKVVGLDSSMDVLREAEALGVVDEVRASAGEWLREADLVVLAAPMRALAPLARDLAPFLNPGALVTDVGSVKAGIAAEMERLGVRSFVAGHPMAGSERGGVTHARAALLENAVWVLTPGDHTPLTALSRARALVEGLGAAPVVMPPDAHDALVATISHLPYLASLALTHMVARDERLSLLAAGGFRDLTRVASGDPRMSRDMVVENRAALREALSRFRRQLDRLEADLDDPEELLLCAQEGKRTRDSLPVVRRSLLPQRHDLVVAVPDKPNQIGAVTQALGAAGVNIKDIEVLAIREDGGAIRLGLESPEDVARAAGILTGAGFEVRGRG is encoded by the coding sequence GCTGTGGTGGCGGGCGTGGGGCTGATCGGGGGCAGCGTGGCCCTGGGGCTGCGCCAGCGCCTGCTGGCGAAAAAGGTGGTGGGCCTGGACAGCAGCATGGACGTGCTGCGCGAGGCCGAGGCCCTGGGTGTGGTGGACGAGGTGCGCGCCTCGGCCGGCGAGTGGCTGCGCGAGGCCGATCTGGTGGTGCTGGCTGCCCCCATGCGCGCCCTGGCCCCGCTGGCGCGCGACCTCGCGCCTTTTCTGAACCCGGGCGCCCTGGTGACCGATGTGGGCAGCGTCAAAGCGGGCATTGCCGCCGAGATGGAGCGGCTGGGGGTGCGCTCCTTCGTGGCCGGGCACCCGATGGCGGGCAGCGAGCGCGGCGGGGTCACGCACGCCCGCGCGGCGCTGCTGGAAAACGCGGTGTGGGTGCTGACCCCTGGCGACCACACGCCCCTGACCGCCCTGAGCCGCGCCCGCGCGCTGGTCGAGGGCCTGGGCGCCGCGCCCGTGGTGATGCCCCCCGACGCCCACGACGCGCTGGTGGCGACCATCAGTCACCTGCCGTACCTCGCCAGCCTCGCCCTGACGCACATGGTGGCGCGCGACGAGCGCCTGAGCCTGCTGGCGGCCGGGGGCTTCCGGGACCTCACGCGCGTGGCCAGCGGCGACCCCCGCATGAGCCGCGACATGGTGGTGGAAAACCGCGCGGCGCTGCGCGAGGCCCTGTCCAGATTCCGCCGGCAGCTGGATCGCCTGGAGGCCGATCTGGACGACCCCGAGGAACTGCTGCTGTGCGCCCAGGAAGGCAAGCGCACCCGCGACAGCCTGCCGGTGGTGCGCCGCAGCCTGCTGCCGCAGCGCCACGACCTTGTGGTGGCGGTGCCGGACAAACCCAACCAGATTGGCGCGGTCACGCAGGCGCTGGGGGCGGCGGGCGTGAACATCAAGGACATTGAGGTGCTGGCCATCCGCGAGGACGGCGGCGCCATTCGCCTAGGCCTGGAAAGCCCGGAGGACGTGGCGCGCGCGGCGGGCATCCTCACCGGTGCGGGCTTTGAGGTGCGCGGGCGGGGATAG